A genome region from Musa acuminata AAA Group cultivar baxijiao chromosome BXJ3-5, Cavendish_Baxijiao_AAA, whole genome shotgun sequence includes the following:
- the LOC135638655 gene encoding heterogeneous nuclear ribonucleoprotein 1-like, with product MDSDEGKLFIGGISWETTEEKLKDHFGDYGEVLDAIIMRDKATGRPRGFGFVVFADPSVLDRVLQDKHSIDGRTVEAKRALSREEQQTSARSGNPVVGRSVGTTAGANIRTKKIFVGGLPPTLTEDGFREYFESYGPVTDAVVMYDQNTHRPRGFGFISFDSEDTVDKVLQKSFHDLDGKLVEVKRALPKDANPNTGSGRSMGSGPYQPYGGSSGNTSSYDGTPDANRYAQPQAAGGGYPTYGSSGYGTPGYGYGAANNGVGYAGYGVGGYGNATVGYSGPAGAYPNPNVPAAGYVGGNPGAQRNLWSNQAPTGYGSAGYGGGTTYGPASSWNASASSVGSGAAPTGQGGTPGYVSQGYGYGTYGGSEGPYGNQGGYGSSGGRPVSNPSGNSGDQGVGSAYMAGGYGDANAGAGYPNSWRSDPSPYGVTQANGPPGGPVSYGGGYGGSQGRQAQQQ from the exons atggaTTCGGACGAAGGGAAACTGTTCATCGGTGGTATATCGTGGGAGACCACCGAGGAAAAGCTCAAGGATCACTTCGGAGACTACGGGGAGGTCCTCGACGCCATCATCATGAGGGACAAGGCCACCGGTCGGCCTAGGGGCTTCGGCTTCGTCGTCTTCGCCGATCCGTCCGTCCTCGATCGCGTCCTCCAGGACAAGCACTCCATCGATGGCCGCACC GTGGAAGCTAAAAGGGCCCTTTCAAGAGAAGAGCAGCAAACATCTGCTAGATCAGGAAACCCTGTTGTTGGGAGGTCAGTTGGAACAACTGCTGGTGCAAACATAAGGACCAAGAAGATATTCGTTGGAGGGTTGCCTCCGACTCTAACTGAGGATGGATTTCGTGAGTACTTTGAGTCCTATGGTCCTGTGACCGATGCAGTTGTGATGTATGATCAAAACACACATCGTCCTCGTGGCTTTGGGTTCATCTCTTTTGATTCAGAGGATACTGTTGATAAAGTTCTTCAGAAGTCCTTTCATGATCTGGATGGCAAGCTTGTGGAAGTCAAACGTGCCCTTCCTAAAGATGCAAATCCAAACACTGGCAGTGGTCGGTCAATGGGAAGTGGGCCCTATCAACCCTATGGTGGTTCAAGTGGTAACACTAGTTCTTATGATGGTACGCCGGATGCTAATAGGTATGCACAACCTCAAGCAGCAGGTGGTGGGTATCCAACTTACGGTTCCTCTGGCTATGGCACTCCTGGTTATGGGTATGGAGCAGCTAACAATGGGGTTGGTTACGCGGGTTATGGTGTTGGGGGCTATGGAAATGCTACTGTTGGGTATAGTGGACCTGCTGGGGCCTATCCAAATCCGAATGTTCCAGCTGCTGGCTATGTAGGTGGCAACCCAGGCGCTCAGAGGAACCTTTGGAGTAATCAAGCTCCAACTGGTTATGGTTCTGCAGGCTATGGGGGAGGCACAACTTATGGTCCCGCCTCTTCATGGAATGCTTCAGCATCAAGTGTTGGATCTGGTGCAGCACCAACTGGTCAAGGTGGAACACCTGGATACGTGAGTCAGGGTTATGGTTATGGTACATATGGAGGGTCAGAAGGGCCTTATGGTAATCAAGGTGGCTATGGGTCTTCTGGTGGACGCCCAGTTTCTAATCCTTCAGGCAATTCAGGTGATCAAGGAGTAGGTTCTGCTTACATGGCTGGTGGTTATGGGGATGCTAATGCAGGCGCAGGTTATCCAAATTCTTGGAGGTCTGACCCTTCACCCTATGGAGTTACTCAGGCAAATGGGCCCCCTGGCGGCCCAGTAAGTTATGGAGGTGGTTATGGAGGTTCTCAGGGCAGGCAAGCCCAGCAGCAGTAA